A DNA window from Theobroma cacao cultivar B97-61/B2 chromosome 5, Criollo_cocoa_genome_V2, whole genome shotgun sequence contains the following coding sequences:
- the LOC18598463 gene encoding ABC transporter G family member 22 isoform X1, with protein MEKPTNSTTLARTKSDQLVETLAAAFKSPTQSDQAPGTSDSGGTLSRKSSRRLMMAASPGRSSGGSKNTHIRKSRSAQMKLDLEELSSGAALSRASSASLGLSFSFTGFTVPPDEIADSKPFSDDDIPEDIEAGTHKPKFQTEPTLPIYLKFTDVTYKVIIKGMTTSEERDILSGISGAVNPGEVLALMGPSGSGKTTLLNLLGGRLNQSSVGGSITYNDQPYSKFLKSRIGFVTQDDVLFPHLTVKETLTYAARLRLPKTLTKQQKEKRAIDVIYELGLERCQDTMIGGSFVRGVSGGERKRVCIGNEIIINPSLLFLDEPTSGLDSTTALRTVQTLQDIAEAGKTVITTIHQPSSRLFHKFDKLILLGKGSLLYFGKASEAIVYFSSIGCSPLIAMNPAEFLLDLANGNINDISVPSELEDKVQMENSEAETRNGKPPPAVVHEYLVEAYESRVAENEKKKLMTPLPLDEELKLKVSSSKRQWGASWWQQYCILFCRGIKERRHDYFSWLRITQVLSTAIILGLLWWQSDSKSPKGRQDQAGLLFFIAVFWGFFPVFTAIFTFPQERAMLSKERAADMYRLSAYFLARTTSDLPLDLILPVLFLLVVYFMAGLRVSASPFFLSMLTVFLCIVAAQGLGLAIGATLMDLKRATTLASVTVMTFMLAGGYFVKKVPVFISWIRHISFNYHTYKLLLKVQYQDIMPPVNGITTDSGLKEVGALVAMIFGYRLLAYLSLRRMKLHSGA; from the exons ATGGAGAAACCTACTAATTCGACGACTTTGGCTCGAACAAAATCCGATCAACTGGTGGAGACGCTGGCGGCCGCCTTCAAGTCACCAACACAAAGTGATCAGGCACCGGGAACATCTGATAGCGGCGGAACTCTCTCCCGGAAGTCCAGCAGGCGGTTGATGATGGCTGCATCACCAGGGCGGAGCAGTGGGGGTAGCAAGAACACCCACATTAGGAAGTCGAGGAGTGCTCAGATGAAGCTGGACTTGGAAGAATTGAGCAGCGGTGCGGCTCTCAGCCGTGCCTCCAGCGCTAGCTTGGGcttatctttttcattcactGGCTTCACTGTGCCGCCTGATGAGATCGCTGATTCCAAACCCTTCAGCGACGATGATATAC CTGAAGATATCGAAGCGGGCACCCATAAGCCGAAATTTCAGACAGAGCCTACTTTGCCAATTTATCTCAAG TTCACAGATGTCACTTACAAGGTGATTATCAAAGGTATGACTACTTCTGAAGAGAGGGATATCTTGAGTGGAATCTCTGGTGCTGTAAATCCAGGGGAAGTTCTGGCACTTATGGGACCTTCAGGAAGTGGGAAGACCACGCTTCTTAATCTGCTTGGCGGCAGGTTAAATCAGTCTTCTGTCGGTGGTTCAATTACATATAATGATCAGCCCTACTCCAAGTTCCTGAAAAGCAG GATAGGGTTTGTGACTCAAGACGATGTCCTGTTTCCTCACCTTACAGTGAAAGAAACATTGACATATGCAGCCCGGTTGCGGCTGCCAAAGACATTAACAAAACAGCAGAAGGAAAAGCGAGCCATAGATGTCATTTATGAGCTAGGCTTGGAGAG ATGTCAAGACACCATGATAGGTGGCTCATTCGTCCGTGGGGTGTCTGGTGGGGAGAGGAAAAGAGTTTGTATTGGCAACGAGATCATAATCAACCCTTCCCTTCTGTTTCTTGATGAACCAACCTCTGGCTTGGATTCTACGACAGCTTTAAGGACCGTTCAAACATTACAAGACATAGCTGAG GCTGGGAAGACTGTGATAACAACAATCCACCAGCCATCGAGTAGACTCTTCCACAAATTTGACAAGTTGATTCTTCTTGGGAAAGGCAGTTTACTCTACTTCGGGAAAGCTTCAGAGGCAATTGTTTATTTCTCATCTATAGGATGTTCCCCTCTAATTGCCATGAACCCAGCAGAGTTTCTGCTTGACCTTGCAAACGGGAACATAAATGATATTTCTGTACCATCAGAACTAGAGGATAAAGTACAAATGGAGAATTCAGAAGCAGAAACAAGAAATGGGAAGCCACCACCGGCAGTTGTACATGAG TATCTTGTGGAGGCCTACGAGTCGAGAGTTGCAGAAAACGAGAAGAAGAAACTTATGACTCCTCTTCCCCTAGATGAAGAACTGAAGTTGAAAGTGTCTTCTTCAAAGCGGCAATGGGGCGCAAGCTGGTGGCAGCAATATTGCATATTATTCTGCAGAGGGATCAAAGAACGAAGGCATGATTATTTTAGCTGGTTGAGAATCACCCAAGTTCTTTCTACAGCAATCATCCTGGGATTACTCTGGTGGCAGTCAGATAGTAAAAGCCCCAAAGGCCGTCAAGATCAG GCGGGGCTGCTGTTTTTCATTGCTGTCTTCTGGGGATTCTTTCCTGTCTTCACTGCTATTTTCACATTTCCTCAAGAAAGAGCCATGCTTAGTAAAGAAAGAGCAGCTGATATGTACAGATTGAGCGCGTATTTTTTGGCTAGGACTACAAGCGACCTTCCACTTGACCTGATATTACCAGTACTTTTCCTTCTGGTAGTCTACTTCATGGCTGGCCTGAGAGTGAGTGCCAGTCCCTTTTTCCTCAGTATGCTTACAGTTTTTCTCTGCATTGTTGCTGCCCAG GGGCTTGGACTAGCTATTGGGGCTACACTAATGGACTTAAAGAGGGCTACGACTTTGGCTTCAGTAACTGTGATGACCTTCATGCTCGCTGGTGGCTATTTTGTAAAG AAAGTTCCAGTGTTCATATCCTGGATCCGCCATATTTCTTTCAACTATCACACCTATAAGCTTCTTCTCAAAGTACAATACCAAGACATCATGCCTCCAGTAAACGGGATAACAACTGACAGTGGCTTGAAGGAAGTTGGTGCCCTGGTAGCGATGATTTTTGGCTACCGACTCTTGGCATACCTTTCTTTGCGGAGGATGAAACTCCACAGTGGAGCTTAA
- the LOC18598463 gene encoding ABC transporter G family member 22 isoform X2 — translation MEKPTNSTTLARTKSDQLVETLAAAFKSPTQSDQAPGTSDSGGTLSRKSSRRLMMAASPGRSSGGSKNTHIRKSRSAQMKLDLEELSSGAALSRASSASLGLSFSFTGFTVPPDEIADSKPFSDDDIPEDIEAGTHKPKFQTEPTLPIYLKFTDVTYKVIIKGMTTSEERDILSGISGAVNPGEVLALMGPSGSGKTTLLNLLGGRLNQSSVGGSITYNDQPYSKFLKSRIGFVTQDDVLFPHLTVKETLTYAARLRLPKTLTKQQKEKRAIDVIYELGLERCQDTMIGGSFVRGVSGGERKRVCIGNEIIINPSLLFLDEPTSGLDSTTALRTVQTLQDIAEAGKTVITTIHQPSSRLFHKFDKLILLGKGSLLYFGKASEAIVYFSSIGCSPLIAMNPAEFLLDLANGNINDISVPSELEDKVQMENSEAETRNGKPPPAVVHEYLVEAYESRVAENEKKKLMTPLPLDEELKLKVSSSKRQWGASWWQQYCILFCRGIKERRHDYFSWLRITQVLSTAIILGLLWWQSDSKSPKGRQDQAGLLFFIAVFWGFFPVFTAIFTFPQERAMLSKERAADMYRLSAYFLARTTSDLPLDLILPVLFLLVVYFMAGLRGLGLAIGATLMDLKRATTLASVTVMTFMLAGGYFVKKVPVFISWIRHISFNYHTYKLLLKVQYQDIMPPVNGITTDSGLKEVGALVAMIFGYRLLAYLSLRRMKLHSGA, via the exons ATGGAGAAACCTACTAATTCGACGACTTTGGCTCGAACAAAATCCGATCAACTGGTGGAGACGCTGGCGGCCGCCTTCAAGTCACCAACACAAAGTGATCAGGCACCGGGAACATCTGATAGCGGCGGAACTCTCTCCCGGAAGTCCAGCAGGCGGTTGATGATGGCTGCATCACCAGGGCGGAGCAGTGGGGGTAGCAAGAACACCCACATTAGGAAGTCGAGGAGTGCTCAGATGAAGCTGGACTTGGAAGAATTGAGCAGCGGTGCGGCTCTCAGCCGTGCCTCCAGCGCTAGCTTGGGcttatctttttcattcactGGCTTCACTGTGCCGCCTGATGAGATCGCTGATTCCAAACCCTTCAGCGACGATGATATAC CTGAAGATATCGAAGCGGGCACCCATAAGCCGAAATTTCAGACAGAGCCTACTTTGCCAATTTATCTCAAG TTCACAGATGTCACTTACAAGGTGATTATCAAAGGTATGACTACTTCTGAAGAGAGGGATATCTTGAGTGGAATCTCTGGTGCTGTAAATCCAGGGGAAGTTCTGGCACTTATGGGACCTTCAGGAAGTGGGAAGACCACGCTTCTTAATCTGCTTGGCGGCAGGTTAAATCAGTCTTCTGTCGGTGGTTCAATTACATATAATGATCAGCCCTACTCCAAGTTCCTGAAAAGCAG GATAGGGTTTGTGACTCAAGACGATGTCCTGTTTCCTCACCTTACAGTGAAAGAAACATTGACATATGCAGCCCGGTTGCGGCTGCCAAAGACATTAACAAAACAGCAGAAGGAAAAGCGAGCCATAGATGTCATTTATGAGCTAGGCTTGGAGAG ATGTCAAGACACCATGATAGGTGGCTCATTCGTCCGTGGGGTGTCTGGTGGGGAGAGGAAAAGAGTTTGTATTGGCAACGAGATCATAATCAACCCTTCCCTTCTGTTTCTTGATGAACCAACCTCTGGCTTGGATTCTACGACAGCTTTAAGGACCGTTCAAACATTACAAGACATAGCTGAG GCTGGGAAGACTGTGATAACAACAATCCACCAGCCATCGAGTAGACTCTTCCACAAATTTGACAAGTTGATTCTTCTTGGGAAAGGCAGTTTACTCTACTTCGGGAAAGCTTCAGAGGCAATTGTTTATTTCTCATCTATAGGATGTTCCCCTCTAATTGCCATGAACCCAGCAGAGTTTCTGCTTGACCTTGCAAACGGGAACATAAATGATATTTCTGTACCATCAGAACTAGAGGATAAAGTACAAATGGAGAATTCAGAAGCAGAAACAAGAAATGGGAAGCCACCACCGGCAGTTGTACATGAG TATCTTGTGGAGGCCTACGAGTCGAGAGTTGCAGAAAACGAGAAGAAGAAACTTATGACTCCTCTTCCCCTAGATGAAGAACTGAAGTTGAAAGTGTCTTCTTCAAAGCGGCAATGGGGCGCAAGCTGGTGGCAGCAATATTGCATATTATTCTGCAGAGGGATCAAAGAACGAAGGCATGATTATTTTAGCTGGTTGAGAATCACCCAAGTTCTTTCTACAGCAATCATCCTGGGATTACTCTGGTGGCAGTCAGATAGTAAAAGCCCCAAAGGCCGTCAAGATCAG GCGGGGCTGCTGTTTTTCATTGCTGTCTTCTGGGGATTCTTTCCTGTCTTCACTGCTATTTTCACATTTCCTCAAGAAAGAGCCATGCTTAGTAAAGAAAGAGCAGCTGATATGTACAGATTGAGCGCGTATTTTTTGGCTAGGACTACAAGCGACCTTCCACTTGACCTGATATTACCAGTACTTTTCCTTCTGGTAGTCTACTTCATGGCTGGCCTGAGA GGGCTTGGACTAGCTATTGGGGCTACACTAATGGACTTAAAGAGGGCTACGACTTTGGCTTCAGTAACTGTGATGACCTTCATGCTCGCTGGTGGCTATTTTGTAAAG AAAGTTCCAGTGTTCATATCCTGGATCCGCCATATTTCTTTCAACTATCACACCTATAAGCTTCTTCTCAAAGTACAATACCAAGACATCATGCCTCCAGTAAACGGGATAACAACTGACAGTGGCTTGAAGGAAGTTGGTGCCCTGGTAGCGATGATTTTTGGCTACCGACTCTTGGCATACCTTTCTTTGCGGAGGATGAAACTCCACAGTGGAGCTTAA